In the genome of Candidatus Methanomethylicota archaeon, one region contains:
- a CDS encoding glycosyltransferase family 4 protein, giving the protein MRLLIIHPKLTIGGAEKVILLMANSLKELGIDVCLAFSQVNNLALSSIRKELFSNVKILEVGEHESLNTGSAISKALSYIEDFRKLSVFISNNLDDYDVINPHNFPSYFSAVFIDRSTPVIWTCHEVLDPYGELRDYYEHSRSFKYFIKLLHRIDTYIVRRRLSAIITNSKKNIRLIAERYGRRSYLAYPPIDIDLFTSGTLRSKLLECDLSLLQVGSLVKLKNQLGSLIALKIVKREVPNSKLIIVGSGSWSRRLAYITTALGLEKDVIFISHLNDYELARTYRSSDICIHPVLEQSFGLTPFEAIASGIPVVLSDRCGAAEIFQKHAPSMLVDPAPNILARKIIEIYRNYDEFMDRVKEFRKFIISELSPKKYSEIILKIIKKYSEKDV; this is encoded by the coding sequence ATGAGGCTCCTGATAATTCATCCAAAACTTACAATAGGAGGAGCCGAGAAAGTAATACTATTAATGGCAAACAGTTTAAAAGAATTAGGTATTGATGTATGTTTAGCTTTCTCACAAGTGAATAATTTGGCATTATCTAGTATACGTAAGGAGCTTTTTTCCAACGTGAAGATATTAGAAGTTGGTGAGCATGAGTCGCTAAACACCGGCTCAGCCATATCGAAGGCATTAAGCTATATTGAAGACTTTAGAAAGCTTTCAGTTTTTATAAGTAATAATTTAGATGATTATGATGTAATTAACCCACATAACTTTCCATCATACTTTTCTGCAGTATTTATTGATAGGAGTACACCAGTTATATGGACATGCCATGAGGTCCTAGATCCTTATGGAGAATTGCGGGATTATTATGAGCATAGTAGGAGTTTTAAATATTTCATAAAACTTCTCCATAGAATAGATACGTATATCGTTAGAAGAAGACTATCTGCAATAATTACGAACTCTAAGAAAAACATTAGATTAATAGCTGAAAGGTATGGTAGGAGGTCATACTTAGCTTATCCACCAATTGACATCGACCTATTCACTTCGGGTACATTGCGGAGTAAGTTACTGGAATGTGATCTATCTTTGCTCCAAGTTGGGAGTCTCGTGAAATTAAAGAACCAGCTTGGGAGTCTTATAGCGCTTAAAATTGTTAAACGAGAGGTCCCTAACTCGAAACTAATCATCGTAGGGAGTGGTTCATGGAGTAGAAGGCTAGCATATATTACTACTGCTCTCGGGTTGGAGAAGGATGTTATTTTCATAAGCCATCTTAATGATTACGAACTTGCTAGAACGTATCGTTCTTCCGATATATGTATTCACCCAGTATTGGAGCAATCCTTTGGATTAACACCTTTTGAAGCAATTGCATCAGGGATTCCTGTAGTACTGTCTGACAGGTGTGGTGCCGCGGAAATTTTCCAAAAACATGCTCCTAGCATGCTTGTAGATCCAGCACCAAATATCTTGGCTAGGAAAATAATTGAAATATACCGCAACTATGATGAATTTATGGATCGTGTTAAAGAGTTTAGAAAGTTTATCATCTCCGAGCTATCACCAAAGAAATATTCAGAGATAATTCTTAAAATAATCAAAAAATATTCTGAAAAAGATGTGTGA
- a CDS encoding glycosyltransferase, with product MCEHVNTKKNDFLITFVSAYPPNIGRLSEYAKELISSLANRIKDDRKILVLSDSASRCESNIVVKAAWEPNSIMGIIKLYVNILRTKCKLIHFNLHLAVFGSSRIINFLGLLSPLIARLSGKKVIVTLHNIPDAIGLEETKLRNSLMNRLGLLLVMKILIFSANLLVVTVKKYISILKKRYRAKNIRFIPHGAWFTNHQNKWNIDSPLNLLFIGYLAPYKDLRRLIEIVDTLRQENPGIKLLISGAAHPNYPDYKDIFLNNISGKHYIKYLGRVPNEEIPELVSKSRVLILPYKTSTGTSGVYHLVAGLGLPVIAPPTIEFKEIVEEGGGIVMLDLWSKDAAQNILKILLNKELLSELSRRNVEFALKRSWDVVAEEYLKLYCEVLACEKKLY from the coding sequence ATGTGTGAGCACGTGAATACCAAGAAGAACGATTTTCTAATAACGTTTGTATCAGCATATCCACCGAATATTGGCAGATTGAGCGAGTATGCTAAAGAGCTCATCAGCTCTCTAGCTAATAGGATAAAAGATGATAGGAAAATTCTAGTCCTATCCGACTCTGCATCACGATGCGAATCCAACATTGTTGTTAAGGCGGCTTGGGAGCCTAACAGTATTATGGGTATAATAAAACTCTACGTAAACATTCTAAGAACTAAATGTAAGTTGATTCACTTTAATTTGCATTTAGCAGTGTTTGGATCTAGCAGGATTATAAACTTCTTAGGTTTACTTTCACCTTTAATCGCGCGACTTTCTGGAAAAAAGGTGATAGTGACCCTTCATAATATTCCAGACGCAATAGGGTTGGAAGAGACAAAGTTACGTAACTCCTTAATGAATAGGCTTGGCCTCTTACTAGTCATGAAGATATTAATCTTCTCAGCAAATTTACTTGTAGTAACTGTTAAAAAATATATATCAATACTTAAAAAACGATATCGAGCTAAAAATATTAGATTTATTCCACATGGAGCATGGTTTACAAACCATCAGAATAAATGGAATATAGATTCACCACTAAACTTGTTATTCATAGGCTATCTAGCGCCGTATAAGGATCTAAGAAGGCTTATTGAAATTGTAGATACATTAAGACAGGAAAATCCCGGGATAAAGCTGCTTATCTCAGGAGCAGCTCATCCAAACTATCCTGATTACAAGGATATCTTCTTGAATAATATCTCAGGAAAACATTATATCAAGTATCTTGGTAGAGTTCCTAATGAGGAGATACCTGAACTTGTCTCTAAGTCAAGAGTATTAATTCTCCCCTATAAAACGTCAACGGGGACCAGCGGAGTCTATCACTTAGTGGCTGGATTGGGGTTGCCTGTTATAGCACCGCCTACAATTGAGTTTAAAGAAATTGTTGAAGAAGGTGGTGGGATAGTAATGCTTGACTTATGGAGTAAAGATGCTGCACAAAATATTCTAAAAATCCTGTTAAACAAAGAACTATTATCCGAACTATCTAGAAGGAATGTTGAATTTGCGTTAAAAAGGTCTTGGGATGTTGTAGCTGAAGAGTATCTTAAACTTTATTGTGAAGTGTTAGCATGCGAAAAGAAATTATATTAA
- a CDS encoding DUF58 domain-containing protein — IVVKARMRSGEMVCEPKNVKVKMIAGEEKSLSLIIYAPVELKLANLPDWIKASTETLEQGVNNVKLTISPRAGKIYKLDYITAVFTDPLKILCEDFRIPLWLEVTAYPRALPLIIEALRMIGKTGYGGEVAGVRKGRGTEYLWSREYQIEDPLSSVDWKASARLEKLIVKDFSEESYKAIGLVYDIRAIGPITSDEISALFLSSVISAAKHGLPITMILKNGLTIISEYNSIDPDTALKIAISYLIKNYIINNWDIYELLEPKTASQVLSIIRELEASGLLETIQLKMNTFNEIFLKLALQESIIYYIGNIVLDSEFVLELSEKARINNSELIVLTPVKPWADLEDLEKAYVMYLSYIKIFEALRKTGSKVMLYEETLRILSNSTTS; from the coding sequence ACATAGTAGTCAAGGCTAGGATGAGGTCGGGGGAAATGGTATGTGAGCCTAAGAATGTTAAGGTGAAGATGATTGCGGGTGAGGAGAAGAGTTTAAGCTTAATCATATATGCGCCTGTCGAATTAAAGCTGGCAAACCTCCCAGACTGGATAAAAGCCTCAACCGAAACTCTAGAACAAGGTGTCAATAATGTTAAGTTAACGATTTCGCCGAGAGCGGGCAAGATCTATAAGCTTGATTATATAACCGCCGTCTTCACAGACCCCTTAAAGATTCTTTGTGAAGATTTTAGGATACCGCTATGGCTGGAGGTCACAGCATATCCTAGAGCTCTGCCCCTCATAATAGAGGCGCTAAGGATGATCGGGAAAACAGGTTATGGTGGGGAAGTGGCTGGCGTAAGAAAGGGTCGTGGAACAGAATATCTATGGAGCAGGGAGTATCAGATAGAAGACCCATTGAGCTCAGTCGATTGGAAGGCCTCAGCTAGACTTGAGAAGCTTATTGTGAAGGATTTCTCCGAAGAATCCTATAAAGCCATTGGATTAGTCTATGATATTAGAGCAATTGGTCCCATTACAAGCGATGAAATCAGTGCCTTATTCCTCTCATCAGTAATATCAGCCGCGAAACATGGCCTACCTATAACCATGATACTAAAGAACGGCTTAACGATTATTTCAGAATATAATTCAATAGATCCAGATACCGCTCTTAAGATAGCTATATCATACTTAATTAAAAACTACATTATTAATAACTGGGATATATATGAGCTTTTAGAGCCTAAAACAGCCAGCCAAGTTCTTTCAATAATTAGAGAACTGGAAGCTTCAGGTCTCTTAGAGACTATACAGCTTAAGATGAATACTTTTAATGAAATTTTCTTAAAACTAGCGTTACAGGAGTCCATTATATATTACATTGGAAATATAGTTCTAGATTCTGAATTTGTTTTAGAATTATCAGAAAAGGCTAGAATTAATAATAGTGAACTAATCGTACTGACACCTGTAAAACCGTGGGCAGACTTAGAGGATTTAGAAAAAGCATATGTAATGTACTTATCATATATCAAGATATTTGAAGCTCTACGAAAAACTGGCTCAAAAGTAATGTTGTACGAAGAGACTTTAAGAATATTGAGTAATTCTACAACATCTTAA